The Pelodiscus sinensis isolate JC-2024 chromosome 4, ASM4963464v1, whole genome shotgun sequence genomic sequence CGTATTACGAGTTCTCTGCTTTGAGTGACTTAGGACAAGTGCCTGTGCTTACATCTCACAGAAGAAAGGTTGCATGTCTAGAACAATGTTATCCCCCTATGAAAAAGCATTACATTAATTCTTGAAACAATTTTGATCCATAAGTCAGTATCCAAAGATTGCAACCACAGAACAACCTTCTGACACAAAATGTGTGTTGCAAATGCTATTTGTAGTACTGGAAAAATATGCTCGACTATGCCAGAAGTACCCAGTTCAAGATAGTTATCAATACTGTTATCTGAGGCTAGTTATCTTCAAGGACTAAGACATCTCTTCAACATATAAAAAAGTTTATTTAGCTACAGTATTTAAAAAAGTCACATACAATGCATAGAAATCTCATTGTTAATTCCATACACTAGTGGTATCAGATATCCAAATATAAACATGGCCTTCATGGCTAAGATATCAAGTACCATGAAGAGGTATTGATAGTTCATTAAGAGTTTCAGGCTTCAAACATTGAGCAGCCATTGCAGAGAACTTGCTCGCCAATATCACTGTAACTAGAAGAGAAACAATCACATATCAATAGAATGTACACTATATTCAACACAGCATAAAGCTTCCCCTCCTTTCTTCAAAACCCACCATAAACAAGAGAATCCTAAAAGAACTAAGACTTACTCAATTTGTCTACATTAGAGAAATTCTAATGGTACTGTAAATTCTTCACAAGTGTGTATTCCCTTTATCAGCTCTACAGAGCTATAAGACATGCATTTCTCACCTCCCAGAATAATTGGACAGAAATCAGAGTCACTAACAGTAATTAATTCATACACAACATTCTTTCCTGTTTCAGATCATTTTAATTACAAAGCTACGTACCCCCTAAAAGTTTCTTGATCACTTGTATACAGCATGAAAATACAGTATGTGAAGGCACAGCATATGAATGAACCATCACAATCTGCTGCATACTGCATCCCTCCCCATACTGAAATAGTATAGTCTAAAAAAATCCAAGAGGCACTTACTCGATAATTGAACACATGGAACAGACAACAGCATTACAGCACTTGCAGAGTTTACTGCAATTCTGGCATATAAAACGATCACACTGTGTGCAAGCTTCTTTGATGTCAACAGTTCTTATGCAGGAGGAACAGGCTTTGGATATTCCCACTGGTGATGCTGTTTTGGAAATATGTTTTTAGATTCATGAAGTAGGAAATGTCAGCATCAGATGTTTAAAATTCTATAACGGTATATCTATGTAATGATTGCAATTACATTAGTGATTTTGGACATTTTGACAGCTAAAGTGTATTACAGCAGGCATCAGCACAAAACATAGCCCACTTACAAAGTTTCATTAAAGGCATCCTAAGTGTATCATGCAACCAAAGTCTCTATCAAGGAGATTATATTTAACTAATTTATAAATCATTTATGAGGATCTCAGCTCTTAAACCAATTATATTTTAAACTAAAAGGGAGCCAAATGACAAATCTACTAGAAAAGGGTATGTTCTGTGCATTCATTGAAGGAGACTAATGATGTACACTTGCCTTTGCGgatacagggcatccctgctatatGTTGATagtgcttgtaggaactgatgtgttataagtcctcccatttcccaTTCTTAAATTGTGCAAACCCCTCACCcccatttgcacaaatggaagtcagctgcagggaaaaaaaaatcctgctttaagttgttttgcttaCAAGTTTtctggaatgtatcttggacttctTGTGAAGACAGCCTGTATCTGCTGATGTAACAGAGGCTTTGCTAAATGCCACTTACTCTTTTCCATTGCTTGGGAATGCCTTAGAAGTTTTCCATCTTGTCCAATGAGCAGCTGTCCATTCCAACTGTACTTGGCACAAGTTTCCTGGGCATCTTTAAGTGGCTCTGGAAAGTCCATCACAGTGCAGGTCCCTGCTGCGTTCCCATTCCACATGCTCTCCATGTAGGCCTGGGCGCCGCGGAAGAGTAGCTCCTTAGTCTTCTCTGGGAGACAGCAACAGgatggagagaagggagggggggggtcacattAGGAACTCATCCTAGGTCTGGAAGGGCAGGTGTCCCAACGGGTCCATGTGGATTTCACCATCTGCCTGGGAACCCACCAAGAAACGCCTTCCAGggagagcagcagtgcacagtggGGCCGGGTAAGACAATGCTGCTTAGGAGTTTACATTTTAGGGATGTTTCCTGGGTGACCGGGACAGCTGGTGCTTTATGGGCTGTGCCTGTGGACCGTGCCCTCCGCTGCCCTTAAAAGTCTCAGAAGCGCAGCCGTGTGGGTCTGTAACCGAGTGGTGCTGTAGCACCCGAGAGACTAACTCCACGAACAGAGCCAGGAGCTTTGTAGGCAAAACCCTCCGCTCACCTACAGCTGCGTATTTCCTAGTCTCTAAGGCGCCACAGGGCTACTCCTCgttcctgcgccccccccccgcaatgcccctcccagccagaccccagcGGGGCTCTGCCAGCCCGGGGGGCACCTCCCGCTCGCCCCGCGGAGAGAAGCCCGGAGCGACGCGAGCCCGGCGCCTCACCGAAGAGCTCCCGCCGGTACTTCTCGCCCCGCACGCCCCGGCTCAGCTCGCGCAGCCCCACGCGGGTTTTCAGCTGCAGCGGGGCCGTGTCCCCGAAGGGGCACGAGCGCTTCGGCATCCCGgccgggatggggggggaggggaagggagggacgcTGCGACACCCCTAGGGAGGCGCCGCGGAAGAAGCCGAACCAGGCCCAGCGAGCCTGGCGCCGCCACAGGCCGACAGCCCGGCCGCGCTAGGCCCGCCCACTTTCCAGCCCGGGCCGGCAACGTCACCGAACTCCCGACCAATCGGGGGGAGGGAATTGGACGGTGCGTGAGTGAGCGGCGGGGCGGGCTCGCGCGCTGAGAAATACAGCGGGGGGGGCATGACTGAGGGGTGGCCCTGCCCTGCGCCCGCGCCCGCGCCCGCGCCCCAGGCAGCCTGAGGCTttgaggggcgggggctgggagctcGGAATCCTGGCAGCCCGGCctgcgctgcccagctcccattggccgggaacagcgaGCCacggccattgggagctgcagggcgcCCCGCCTGCGGGCGCTCGGGTAAACTAGCCCGCTGACCTTGGCGAGCCACGTGCGGGTGCTAGGACTCCGgggtgctcctctgcccctttgAGCAGCAAGGGGGACAGAAAATAAAGGCTTCTAGGCTCCCTCCCTACCCCCGCCAGCTCTGGGTTTGGGTAAGTCACTTCCTCTCTCTGCTTTAATTACCCATCTGTAACATGGGATGAAAAGAAGAGCTCTAATGTCCCTGAAACATGGTGAGGTCTGCAGGTGACTCAGTAGTATAGGAACACAACCCCCAGCAGCCCTCTGCTCCCTCTAAGGACATAGAACCTTGTAGGCACTCCCCTTCCCAGTCAGGTAGCTAGCATCTCAGAGGTACACCAGAAGCAATTGACCAGTCAGCCCCATGCCTCATTTGGAACAGAGAATAGCCAAACATCATCAGCATAGCCAAATAAAAACAGATACAGCATAATGCTgcgttaaatgtaaactactaaaaataaagggaaagtttcttttaaaaagttttgtCAAGGTaatgaaactgtttctgtgcttgtttcatttaaattaagatggttaaaagctgcgtcttctgcatagtaaagtttcaaaactgtattaagtcaatgttcagttgtaaagtTTAGAAAGAAcaagtacaatgtttcattcagagttacaaacaacctgggcttgtctacactggccccttttccaaaaggggcatgttaatttcacaggtcataatagggaaatccgcgggggatttaaatatcccccgcggcatttaaataaaaatgtccgccgcttttttccggtttttagaaaagccggaaaagagagtctacactggccccgatcctccggaaataaagcccttttctggaggatcttattcctatttTGAATAGGGGCATGTGCTAGGGGCATGCGAGACCTCTATGCCAATTGCCGGGAGAGGGACCGCTTCTTGTTGGCGGTCTCCCAATGAGGCACTGAGGAACTTTTCTTCTTTGGTGCCTTTTTGCCCTGAGAGGAACTTGGGGTGACCGTACCTCCCTAGGTTGTACTCGGTTTGAAGCAGGGTGTAAACTCTTCTCCATTAAAATCAGCTCTAATCAGAGATCTTTGTCCTTGCCAACCCTTGCCTTAAGTTTGATGCATTGAGGGCAATGCCGAGTTGAATGCTGCTTTCCCAAACATCTGACGCATTGCAAGTGTTTGTCAGAAATGAGCATTGcctctctgcaggaggcacagtgTTTAAAGCCTGGAGAACTCAGCATGATGGAAAAGAatgttttttttgttctgttttttaaacTACTAACAACTGACTAGATAACACCACTAATAACAAGAACTAAGAATCTATCTATTTCAGAATCATCGAAAAAACAGAACTGTACAGCTCCATCTCAGGACGAGTGTGGTTGAGAAGGAATTGGAGAGTGCAGGCCATGCATGTGCTGGTTGATGCTGTggccccagcagggactgcttcaaaaTCTCCAGTCCAGGCACTGGGATGGTACCAAGACCCCAgcgtggagcatccatggggacttCTCAAAGAAACAACACGGAACACATTCATACCTTGCAGTCTTGAGCCTTTGTGTAGCACCCTTATGATGATGTCTCTGTTTTATAAAGGTGGGTAAATATGAGATTATAATAACAGCcaatcatactgggtcagaccaaaggtccatctagcctagtatcctgtctccgaacagtggccaatgccaggtgctccagatggaatgaacagaacagataattatCAAGCAATCCATCCATCccgtctcccattcccagcttctgatcaGTGGGgttcagggttccctctaagccagggtttcccaaatgatattctgtggaaccccagggttccatgagaaaattccattgcaataacattttatgattaaaaataagaataattaatatgtgatttttgtttttaaatatgtgcaatta encodes the following:
- the SIVA1 gene encoding apoptosis regulatory protein Siva, encoding MPKRSCPFGDTAPLQLKTRVGLRELSRGVRGEKYRRELFEKTKELLFRGAQAYMESMWNGNAAGTCTVMDFPEPLKDAQETCAKYSWNGQLLIGQDGKLLRHSQAMEKTSPVGISKACSSCIRTVDIKEACTQCDRFICQNCSKLCKCCNAVVCSMCSIIDYSDIGEQVLCNGCSMFEA